In the Ursus arctos isolate Adak ecotype North America unplaced genomic scaffold, UrsArc2.0 scaffold_19, whole genome shotgun sequence genome, one interval contains:
- the PPP6R1 gene encoding serine/threonine-protein phosphatase 6 regulatory subunit 1 isoform X1: MFWKFDLHTSSHLDTLLEREDLSLPELLDEEDVLQECKVVNRKLLDFLLQPPHLQAMVTWVTQEPPASGEERLRYKYPSVACEILTSDVPQINDALGADESLLNRLYGFLQSSGSLNPLLASFFSKVMGILINRKTDQLVSFLRKKDDFVDLLLQHIGTSAIMDLLLRLLTCVERPQLRQDVVNWLNEEKIVQRLIEQIHPSKDDNQHSNASQSLCDIIRLSREQMIQVQDSPEPDQLLATLEKQETIEQLLSNMLEGEQSQSVIVSGIQVLLTLLEPRRPRSESVTLNNFFSSVDGQLDLLAQATLDSTTSSVGVLHALRPRLGRFHQLLLEPPELEPLRTTWGSLAPPLGNTRLHVVKLLASALSANDAALTQELLALDVPNTMLDLFFHYMFNNFLHAQVELCVSAMLSAAPPSDSSLEIPAPNPVVKHLLQECRLVERILTSWEENDLVQSAGGPRKGYMGHLTRLANALVQNTEKGPNAEQLGQLLKELPGEQQEQWEAFVSGPLAETNKKNTVDLVSTHHLHSSSDDEDDRLKEFNFPEEAVLQQAFMDFQMQRMTSAFIDHFGFNDEEFGEQEESVNAPFDKTANITFSLNADDENPNANLLEICYKDRIQQFDDEEDEEVEEEEEGQGSGESDEEDGAWQGSQLARGARRGQPPGVRSGGSTDSEEEDEEDEEDEDDGDGRAAGGGAGPPSYPSPGPQPPGPSWTATFDPVPTDALTGPRDSGEKEPSSGLPTPQGSLGVPRDLPALSPAGPAAHTALQLRSQDPTSPSAPQEATDGSKVAEPLAPCQALVSIGDLQATLRGTRSTPSSLDSATRDPATSVPAPGACQHPQTTEGEKSPEPLGLPQSQSAQALEPPLMPNGSAPGGPASLGSQ; the protein is encoded by the exons ATGTTTTGGAAGTTTGACCTGCACACAAGCTCACACCTGGACACACTGCTGGAGCGGGAGGACCTGAGCCTGCCCGAGCTCCTGGACGAGGAGGACGTGCTGCAGGAGTGCAAGGTCGTCAACCGCAAGCTGCTGGACTTCCTGCTGCAGCCGCCGCACCTGCAGGCCATGGTGACCTGGGTCACCCAGGAGCCGCCGGCCAGCGGCGAGGAGCGGCTGCGCTACAA GTACCCCAGCGTGGCCTGCGAGATCCTGACCTCAGACGTGCCCCAGATCAACGACGCACTGGGCGCCGACGAGTCCCTCCTGAACCGGCTCTACGGCTTCCTCCAGAGCAGCGGCAGCCTCAACCCGCTGCTGGCCAGCTTCTTCAGCAAGGTCATGGGCATCCTCATCAACCGCAAGACGGACCAG CTCGTGTCCTTCCTGAGGAAGAAGGACGACTTCGTGGACCTGCTGCTGCAGCACATCGGCACCTCGGCCATCATGGACCTCCTGCTGCGCCTGCTCACCTGCGTGGAGCGGCCACAGCTGAGGCAGGACGTGGTCAAC TGGCTCAACGAGGAGAAGATTGTGCAGCGGCTCATAGAGCAGATCCACCCGTCAAAGGACGACAAT CAACATTCCAATGCATCCCAGTCCCTGTGCGACATCATCCGCCTGAGCCGGGAGCAGATGATCCAGGTCCAGGACAGCCCGGAACCTGACCAGCTGTTGGCCACCCTGGAGAA GCAGGAGACGATTGAGCAGCTCCTGAGCAACATGCTGGAGGGGGAGCAGAGCCAGTCTGTCATCGTGAGCGGGATCCAGGTGCTGCTGACCCTGCTGGAGCCCCgaaggccaag GTCCGagtctgtgaccttgaacaactTCTTTAGCAGCGTGGATGGGCAGCTGGACCTCCTGGCCCAGGCAACCCTGGATAGCACCACATCCAGCGTGGGCGTCCTGCATGCCCTGCGCCCACGGCTCGGCCGTTTCCACCAACTCCTGCTTGAGCCTCCTGAG CTGGAGCCGCTGCGAACTACGTGGGGCAGCCTGGCCCCACCGCTGGGCAACACCCGACTGCATGTGGTCAAGCTGCTGGCCAGCGCTCTGAGCGCCAATGATGCGGCCCTGACCCAGGAGCTCCTGGCGCTGGACGTGCCCAACACCATGCtg GACCTCTTCTTCCACTATATGTTCAACAACTTTCTGCACGCGCAAGTGGAGCTGTGTGTGAGTGCCATGCTGAGCGCCGCGCCTCCTTCCGACAGCAGCCTCGAGATACCTGCCCCAAACCCCGTCGTGAAACAT CTGCTGCAGGAGTGCCGCCTGGTGGAGCGCATCCTGACCTCCTGGGAGGAGAACGACCTTGTGCA GTCTGCCGGGGGCCCCCGCAAAGGCTACATGGGCCACCTGACGAGACTGGCCAATGCCCTGGTGCAGAACACAGAGAAGGGGCCCAACGCTGAGCAGCTGGGGCAGCTGCTGAAGG AACTGCCCGGTGAGCAGCAGGAACAGTGGGAGGCCTTTGTGTCTGGACCCCTGGCAGAGACCAACAAGAAGAACACAGTGGACCTG gTGAGCACCCACCACCTACACTCCTCCAGCGACGATGAGGACGACCGGCTCAAGGAGTTCAACTTCCCCGAGGAGGCCGTGCTGCAGCAG GCCTTCATGGACTTCCAGATGCAGCGCATGACCTCAGCCTTCATCGACCACTTCGGCTTCAATGACGAGgagtttggggagcaggaggagagtgTGAA CGCGCCTTTCGACAAGACGGCCAACATCACCTTCTCCCTCAACGCCGATGATGAGAAT CCCAACGCCAACCTGCTGGAGATATGCTACAAGGACCGCATCCAGCAGTTCGACgacgaggaggacgaggaggtcgaggaggaggaggagggccaggGCTCCGGGGAGTCTGACGAGGAGGACGGCGCCTGGCAGGGCAGCCAGCTGGCTAGGGGAGCCCGCCGAGGCCAGCCCCCGGGTGTGCG GAGTGGAGGCAGCACAGACAgcgaggaggaggacgaggaggacgaggaggacgaGGACGATGGCGATGGCCGTGCGGCTGGTGGGGGGGCCGGGCCCCCCTCTTATCCTAGCCCCGGCCCCCAGCCTCCGG gACCCAGCTGGACAGCCACGTTTGACCCAGTGCCTACAGACGCCCTGACTGGCCCCCGAGACTCTGGGGAGAAGGAGCCAAGCTCTGGGCTCCCCACCCCACAGGGGTCCCTTGGCGTACCCCGGGACCTCCCCGCCCTGAGCCCAGCCGGCCCTGCGGCCCACACCGCGCTGCAGCTCAG GTCTCAGGACCCCACGTCCCCTTCAGCACCTCAGGAAGCCACAGATGGCAGCAAAGTAGCAGAGCCCTTGG CCCCCTGCCAGGCCTTGGTCAGCATCGGGGACCTCCAGGCCACACTCAGAGGGACACgctccacccccagctccttGGACAG TGCAACCAGAGACCCTGCTACCTCTGTCCCAGCCCCCGGGGCCTGCCAGCACCCCCAGACCACAGAGGGGGAGAAGAGCCCAGAGCCCCTGGGGCTCCCCCAAAGCCAGAG TGCCCAGGCCCTTGAGCCACCTCTGATGCCCAACGGCTCTGCCCCGGGAGGGCCAGCATCCCTGGGCTCCCA GTAA
- the PPP6R1 gene encoding serine/threonine-protein phosphatase 6 regulatory subunit 1 isoform X3: MFWKFDLHTSSHLDTLLEREDLSLPELLDEEDVLQECKVVNRKLLDFLLQPPHLQAMVTWVTQEPPASGEERLRYKYPSVACEILTSDVPQINDALGADESLLNRLYGFLQSSGSLNPLLASFFSKVMGILINRKTDQLVSFLRKKDDFVDLLLQHIGTSAIMDLLLRLLTCVERPQLRQDVVNWLNEEKIVQRLIEQIHPSKDDNQHSNASQSLCDIIRLSREQMIQVQDSPEPDQLLATLEKQETIEQLLSNMLEGEQSQSVIVSGIQVLLTLLEPRRPRSESVTLNNFFSSVDGQLDLLAQATLDSTTSSVGVLHALRPRLGRFHQLLLEPPELEPLRTTWGSLAPPLGNTRLHVVKLLASALSANDAALTQELLALDVPNTMLDLFFHYMFNNFLHAQVELCVSAMLSAAPPSDSSLEIPAPNPVVKHLLQECRLVERILTSWEENDLVQSAGGPRKGYMGHLTRLANALVQNTEKGPNAEQLGQLLKELPGEQQEQWEAFVSGPLAETNKKNTVDLVSTHHLHSSSDDEDDRLKEFNFPEEAVLQQAFMDFQMQRMTSAFIDHFGFNDEEFGEQEESVNAPFDKTANITFSLNADDENPNANLLEICYKDRIQQFDDEEDEEVEEEEEGQGSGESDEEDGAWQGSQLARGARRGQPPGVRSGGSTDSEEEDEEDEEDEDDGDGRAAGGGAGPPSYPSPGPQPPGPSWTATFDPVPTDALTGPRDSGEKEPSSGLPTPQGSLGVPRDLPALSPAGPAAHTALQLRSQDPTSPSAPQEATDGSKVAEPLAPCQALVSIGDLQATLRGTRSTPSSLDSATRDPATSVPAPGACQHPQTTEGEKSPEPLGLPQSQR, translated from the exons ATGTTTTGGAAGTTTGACCTGCACACAAGCTCACACCTGGACACACTGCTGGAGCGGGAGGACCTGAGCCTGCCCGAGCTCCTGGACGAGGAGGACGTGCTGCAGGAGTGCAAGGTCGTCAACCGCAAGCTGCTGGACTTCCTGCTGCAGCCGCCGCACCTGCAGGCCATGGTGACCTGGGTCACCCAGGAGCCGCCGGCCAGCGGCGAGGAGCGGCTGCGCTACAA GTACCCCAGCGTGGCCTGCGAGATCCTGACCTCAGACGTGCCCCAGATCAACGACGCACTGGGCGCCGACGAGTCCCTCCTGAACCGGCTCTACGGCTTCCTCCAGAGCAGCGGCAGCCTCAACCCGCTGCTGGCCAGCTTCTTCAGCAAGGTCATGGGCATCCTCATCAACCGCAAGACGGACCAG CTCGTGTCCTTCCTGAGGAAGAAGGACGACTTCGTGGACCTGCTGCTGCAGCACATCGGCACCTCGGCCATCATGGACCTCCTGCTGCGCCTGCTCACCTGCGTGGAGCGGCCACAGCTGAGGCAGGACGTGGTCAAC TGGCTCAACGAGGAGAAGATTGTGCAGCGGCTCATAGAGCAGATCCACCCGTCAAAGGACGACAAT CAACATTCCAATGCATCCCAGTCCCTGTGCGACATCATCCGCCTGAGCCGGGAGCAGATGATCCAGGTCCAGGACAGCCCGGAACCTGACCAGCTGTTGGCCACCCTGGAGAA GCAGGAGACGATTGAGCAGCTCCTGAGCAACATGCTGGAGGGGGAGCAGAGCCAGTCTGTCATCGTGAGCGGGATCCAGGTGCTGCTGACCCTGCTGGAGCCCCgaaggccaag GTCCGagtctgtgaccttgaacaactTCTTTAGCAGCGTGGATGGGCAGCTGGACCTCCTGGCCCAGGCAACCCTGGATAGCACCACATCCAGCGTGGGCGTCCTGCATGCCCTGCGCCCACGGCTCGGCCGTTTCCACCAACTCCTGCTTGAGCCTCCTGAG CTGGAGCCGCTGCGAACTACGTGGGGCAGCCTGGCCCCACCGCTGGGCAACACCCGACTGCATGTGGTCAAGCTGCTGGCCAGCGCTCTGAGCGCCAATGATGCGGCCCTGACCCAGGAGCTCCTGGCGCTGGACGTGCCCAACACCATGCtg GACCTCTTCTTCCACTATATGTTCAACAACTTTCTGCACGCGCAAGTGGAGCTGTGTGTGAGTGCCATGCTGAGCGCCGCGCCTCCTTCCGACAGCAGCCTCGAGATACCTGCCCCAAACCCCGTCGTGAAACAT CTGCTGCAGGAGTGCCGCCTGGTGGAGCGCATCCTGACCTCCTGGGAGGAGAACGACCTTGTGCA GTCTGCCGGGGGCCCCCGCAAAGGCTACATGGGCCACCTGACGAGACTGGCCAATGCCCTGGTGCAGAACACAGAGAAGGGGCCCAACGCTGAGCAGCTGGGGCAGCTGCTGAAGG AACTGCCCGGTGAGCAGCAGGAACAGTGGGAGGCCTTTGTGTCTGGACCCCTGGCAGAGACCAACAAGAAGAACACAGTGGACCTG gTGAGCACCCACCACCTACACTCCTCCAGCGACGATGAGGACGACCGGCTCAAGGAGTTCAACTTCCCCGAGGAGGCCGTGCTGCAGCAG GCCTTCATGGACTTCCAGATGCAGCGCATGACCTCAGCCTTCATCGACCACTTCGGCTTCAATGACGAGgagtttggggagcaggaggagagtgTGAA CGCGCCTTTCGACAAGACGGCCAACATCACCTTCTCCCTCAACGCCGATGATGAGAAT CCCAACGCCAACCTGCTGGAGATATGCTACAAGGACCGCATCCAGCAGTTCGACgacgaggaggacgaggaggtcgaggaggaggaggagggccaggGCTCCGGGGAGTCTGACGAGGAGGACGGCGCCTGGCAGGGCAGCCAGCTGGCTAGGGGAGCCCGCCGAGGCCAGCCCCCGGGTGTGCG GAGTGGAGGCAGCACAGACAgcgaggaggaggacgaggaggacgaggaggacgaGGACGATGGCGATGGCCGTGCGGCTGGTGGGGGGGCCGGGCCCCCCTCTTATCCTAGCCCCGGCCCCCAGCCTCCGG gACCCAGCTGGACAGCCACGTTTGACCCAGTGCCTACAGACGCCCTGACTGGCCCCCGAGACTCTGGGGAGAAGGAGCCAAGCTCTGGGCTCCCCACCCCACAGGGGTCCCTTGGCGTACCCCGGGACCTCCCCGCCCTGAGCCCAGCCGGCCCTGCGGCCCACACCGCGCTGCAGCTCAG GTCTCAGGACCCCACGTCCCCTTCAGCACCTCAGGAAGCCACAGATGGCAGCAAAGTAGCAGAGCCCTTGG CCCCCTGCCAGGCCTTGGTCAGCATCGGGGACCTCCAGGCCACACTCAGAGGGACACgctccacccccagctccttGGACAG TGCAACCAGAGACCCTGCTACCTCTGTCCCAGCCCCCGGGGCCTGCCAGCACCCCCAGACCACAGAGGGGGAGAAGAGCCCAGAGCCCCTGGGGCTCCCCCAAAGCCAGAG GTAA
- the PPP6R1 gene encoding serine/threonine-protein phosphatase 6 regulatory subunit 1 isoform X4 yields the protein MFWKFDLHTSSHLDTLLEREDLSLPELLDEEDVLQECKVVNRKLLDFLLQPPHLQAMVTWVTQEPPASGEERLRYKYPSVACEILTSDVPQINDALGADESLLNRLYGFLQSSGSLNPLLASFFSKVMGILINRKTDQLVSFLRKKDDFVDLLLQHIGTSAIMDLLLRLLTCVERPQLRQDVVNWLNEEKIVQRLIEQIHPSKDDNQHSNASQSLCDIIRLSREQMIQVQDSPEPDQLLATLEKQETIEQLLSNMLEGEQSQSVIVSGIQVLLTLLEPRRPRSESVTLNNFFSSVDGQLDLLAQATLDSTTSSVGVLHALRPRLGRFHQLLLEPPELEPLRTTWGSLAPPLGNTRLHVVKLLASALSANDAALTQELLALDVPNTMLDLFFHYMFNNFLHAQVELCVSAMLSAAPPSDSSLEIPAPNPVVKHLLQECRLVERILTSWEENDLVQSAGGPRKGYMGHLTRLANALVQNTEKGPNAEQLGQLLKELPGEQQEQWEAFVSGPLAETNKKNTVDLVSTHHLHSSSDDEDDRLKEFNFPEEAVLQQAFMDFQMQRMTSAFIDHFGFNDEEFGEQEESVNAPFDKTANITFSLNADDENPNANLLEICYKDRIQQFDDEEDEEVEEEEEGQGSGESDEEDGAWQGSQLARGARRGQPPGVRSGGSTDSEEEDEEDEEDEDDGDGRAAGGGAGPPSYPSPGPQPPGPSWTATFDPVPTDALTGPRDSGEKEPSSGLPTPQGSLGVPRDLPALSPAGPAAHTALQLRSQDPTSPSAPQEATDGSKVAEPLAPCQALVSIGDLQATLRGTRSTPSSLDSAQALEPPLMPNGSAPGGPASLGSQ from the exons ATGTTTTGGAAGTTTGACCTGCACACAAGCTCACACCTGGACACACTGCTGGAGCGGGAGGACCTGAGCCTGCCCGAGCTCCTGGACGAGGAGGACGTGCTGCAGGAGTGCAAGGTCGTCAACCGCAAGCTGCTGGACTTCCTGCTGCAGCCGCCGCACCTGCAGGCCATGGTGACCTGGGTCACCCAGGAGCCGCCGGCCAGCGGCGAGGAGCGGCTGCGCTACAA GTACCCCAGCGTGGCCTGCGAGATCCTGACCTCAGACGTGCCCCAGATCAACGACGCACTGGGCGCCGACGAGTCCCTCCTGAACCGGCTCTACGGCTTCCTCCAGAGCAGCGGCAGCCTCAACCCGCTGCTGGCCAGCTTCTTCAGCAAGGTCATGGGCATCCTCATCAACCGCAAGACGGACCAG CTCGTGTCCTTCCTGAGGAAGAAGGACGACTTCGTGGACCTGCTGCTGCAGCACATCGGCACCTCGGCCATCATGGACCTCCTGCTGCGCCTGCTCACCTGCGTGGAGCGGCCACAGCTGAGGCAGGACGTGGTCAAC TGGCTCAACGAGGAGAAGATTGTGCAGCGGCTCATAGAGCAGATCCACCCGTCAAAGGACGACAAT CAACATTCCAATGCATCCCAGTCCCTGTGCGACATCATCCGCCTGAGCCGGGAGCAGATGATCCAGGTCCAGGACAGCCCGGAACCTGACCAGCTGTTGGCCACCCTGGAGAA GCAGGAGACGATTGAGCAGCTCCTGAGCAACATGCTGGAGGGGGAGCAGAGCCAGTCTGTCATCGTGAGCGGGATCCAGGTGCTGCTGACCCTGCTGGAGCCCCgaaggccaag GTCCGagtctgtgaccttgaacaactTCTTTAGCAGCGTGGATGGGCAGCTGGACCTCCTGGCCCAGGCAACCCTGGATAGCACCACATCCAGCGTGGGCGTCCTGCATGCCCTGCGCCCACGGCTCGGCCGTTTCCACCAACTCCTGCTTGAGCCTCCTGAG CTGGAGCCGCTGCGAACTACGTGGGGCAGCCTGGCCCCACCGCTGGGCAACACCCGACTGCATGTGGTCAAGCTGCTGGCCAGCGCTCTGAGCGCCAATGATGCGGCCCTGACCCAGGAGCTCCTGGCGCTGGACGTGCCCAACACCATGCtg GACCTCTTCTTCCACTATATGTTCAACAACTTTCTGCACGCGCAAGTGGAGCTGTGTGTGAGTGCCATGCTGAGCGCCGCGCCTCCTTCCGACAGCAGCCTCGAGATACCTGCCCCAAACCCCGTCGTGAAACAT CTGCTGCAGGAGTGCCGCCTGGTGGAGCGCATCCTGACCTCCTGGGAGGAGAACGACCTTGTGCA GTCTGCCGGGGGCCCCCGCAAAGGCTACATGGGCCACCTGACGAGACTGGCCAATGCCCTGGTGCAGAACACAGAGAAGGGGCCCAACGCTGAGCAGCTGGGGCAGCTGCTGAAGG AACTGCCCGGTGAGCAGCAGGAACAGTGGGAGGCCTTTGTGTCTGGACCCCTGGCAGAGACCAACAAGAAGAACACAGTGGACCTG gTGAGCACCCACCACCTACACTCCTCCAGCGACGATGAGGACGACCGGCTCAAGGAGTTCAACTTCCCCGAGGAGGCCGTGCTGCAGCAG GCCTTCATGGACTTCCAGATGCAGCGCATGACCTCAGCCTTCATCGACCACTTCGGCTTCAATGACGAGgagtttggggagcaggaggagagtgTGAA CGCGCCTTTCGACAAGACGGCCAACATCACCTTCTCCCTCAACGCCGATGATGAGAAT CCCAACGCCAACCTGCTGGAGATATGCTACAAGGACCGCATCCAGCAGTTCGACgacgaggaggacgaggaggtcgaggaggaggaggagggccaggGCTCCGGGGAGTCTGACGAGGAGGACGGCGCCTGGCAGGGCAGCCAGCTGGCTAGGGGAGCCCGCCGAGGCCAGCCCCCGGGTGTGCG GAGTGGAGGCAGCACAGACAgcgaggaggaggacgaggaggacgaggaggacgaGGACGATGGCGATGGCCGTGCGGCTGGTGGGGGGGCCGGGCCCCCCTCTTATCCTAGCCCCGGCCCCCAGCCTCCGG gACCCAGCTGGACAGCCACGTTTGACCCAGTGCCTACAGACGCCCTGACTGGCCCCCGAGACTCTGGGGAGAAGGAGCCAAGCTCTGGGCTCCCCACCCCACAGGGGTCCCTTGGCGTACCCCGGGACCTCCCCGCCCTGAGCCCAGCCGGCCCTGCGGCCCACACCGCGCTGCAGCTCAG GTCTCAGGACCCCACGTCCCCTTCAGCACCTCAGGAAGCCACAGATGGCAGCAAAGTAGCAGAGCCCTTGG CCCCCTGCCAGGCCTTGGTCAGCATCGGGGACCTCCAGGCCACACTCAGAGGGACACgctccacccccagctccttGGACAG TGCCCAGGCCCTTGAGCCACCTCTGATGCCCAACGGCTCTGCCCCGGGAGGGCCAGCATCCCTGGGCTCCCA GTAA
- the PPP6R1 gene encoding serine/threonine-protein phosphatase 6 regulatory subunit 1 isoform X5 — translation MFWKFDLHTSSHLDTLLEREDLSLPELLDEEDVLQECKVVNRKLLDFLLQPPHLQAMVTWVTQEPPASGEERLRYKYPSVACEILTSDVPQINDALGADESLLNRLYGFLQSSGSLNPLLASFFSKVMGILINRKTDQLVSFLRKKDDFVDLLLQHIGTSAIMDLLLRLLTCVERPQLRQDVVNWLNEEKIVQRLIEQIHPSKDDNQHSNASQSLCDIIRLSREQMIQVQDSPEPDQLLATLEKQETIEQLLSNMLEGEQSQSVIVSGIQVLLTLLEPRRPRSESVTLNNFFSSVDGQLDLLAQATLDSTTSSVGVLHALRPRLGRFHQLLLEPPELEPLRTTWGSLAPPLGNTRLHVVKLLASALSANDAALTQELLALDVPNTMLDLFFHYMFNNFLHAQVELCVSAMLSAAPPSDSSLEIPAPNPVVKHLLQECRLVERILTSWEENDLVQSAGGPRKGYMGHLTRLANALVQNTEKGPNAEQLGQLLKELPGEQQEQWEAFVSGPLAETNKKNTVDLVSTHHLHSSSDDEDDRLKEFNFPEEAVLQQAFMDFQMQRMTSAFIDHFGFNDEEFGEQEESVNAPFDKTANITFSLNADDENPNANLLEICYKDRIQQFDDEEDEEVEEEEEGQGSGESDEEDGAWQGSQLARGARRGQPPGVRSGGSTDSEEEDEEDEEDEDDGDGRAAGGGAGPPSYPSPGPQPPGPSWTATFDPVPTDALTGPRDSGEKEPSSGLPTPQGSLGVPRDLPALSPAGPAAHTALQLRSQDPTSPSAPQEATDGSKVAEPLAPCQALVSIGDLQATLRGTRSTPSSLDR, via the exons ATGTTTTGGAAGTTTGACCTGCACACAAGCTCACACCTGGACACACTGCTGGAGCGGGAGGACCTGAGCCTGCCCGAGCTCCTGGACGAGGAGGACGTGCTGCAGGAGTGCAAGGTCGTCAACCGCAAGCTGCTGGACTTCCTGCTGCAGCCGCCGCACCTGCAGGCCATGGTGACCTGGGTCACCCAGGAGCCGCCGGCCAGCGGCGAGGAGCGGCTGCGCTACAA GTACCCCAGCGTGGCCTGCGAGATCCTGACCTCAGACGTGCCCCAGATCAACGACGCACTGGGCGCCGACGAGTCCCTCCTGAACCGGCTCTACGGCTTCCTCCAGAGCAGCGGCAGCCTCAACCCGCTGCTGGCCAGCTTCTTCAGCAAGGTCATGGGCATCCTCATCAACCGCAAGACGGACCAG CTCGTGTCCTTCCTGAGGAAGAAGGACGACTTCGTGGACCTGCTGCTGCAGCACATCGGCACCTCGGCCATCATGGACCTCCTGCTGCGCCTGCTCACCTGCGTGGAGCGGCCACAGCTGAGGCAGGACGTGGTCAAC TGGCTCAACGAGGAGAAGATTGTGCAGCGGCTCATAGAGCAGATCCACCCGTCAAAGGACGACAAT CAACATTCCAATGCATCCCAGTCCCTGTGCGACATCATCCGCCTGAGCCGGGAGCAGATGATCCAGGTCCAGGACAGCCCGGAACCTGACCAGCTGTTGGCCACCCTGGAGAA GCAGGAGACGATTGAGCAGCTCCTGAGCAACATGCTGGAGGGGGAGCAGAGCCAGTCTGTCATCGTGAGCGGGATCCAGGTGCTGCTGACCCTGCTGGAGCCCCgaaggccaag GTCCGagtctgtgaccttgaacaactTCTTTAGCAGCGTGGATGGGCAGCTGGACCTCCTGGCCCAGGCAACCCTGGATAGCACCACATCCAGCGTGGGCGTCCTGCATGCCCTGCGCCCACGGCTCGGCCGTTTCCACCAACTCCTGCTTGAGCCTCCTGAG CTGGAGCCGCTGCGAACTACGTGGGGCAGCCTGGCCCCACCGCTGGGCAACACCCGACTGCATGTGGTCAAGCTGCTGGCCAGCGCTCTGAGCGCCAATGATGCGGCCCTGACCCAGGAGCTCCTGGCGCTGGACGTGCCCAACACCATGCtg GACCTCTTCTTCCACTATATGTTCAACAACTTTCTGCACGCGCAAGTGGAGCTGTGTGTGAGTGCCATGCTGAGCGCCGCGCCTCCTTCCGACAGCAGCCTCGAGATACCTGCCCCAAACCCCGTCGTGAAACAT CTGCTGCAGGAGTGCCGCCTGGTGGAGCGCATCCTGACCTCCTGGGAGGAGAACGACCTTGTGCA GTCTGCCGGGGGCCCCCGCAAAGGCTACATGGGCCACCTGACGAGACTGGCCAATGCCCTGGTGCAGAACACAGAGAAGGGGCCCAACGCTGAGCAGCTGGGGCAGCTGCTGAAGG AACTGCCCGGTGAGCAGCAGGAACAGTGGGAGGCCTTTGTGTCTGGACCCCTGGCAGAGACCAACAAGAAGAACACAGTGGACCTG gTGAGCACCCACCACCTACACTCCTCCAGCGACGATGAGGACGACCGGCTCAAGGAGTTCAACTTCCCCGAGGAGGCCGTGCTGCAGCAG GCCTTCATGGACTTCCAGATGCAGCGCATGACCTCAGCCTTCATCGACCACTTCGGCTTCAATGACGAGgagtttggggagcaggaggagagtgTGAA CGCGCCTTTCGACAAGACGGCCAACATCACCTTCTCCCTCAACGCCGATGATGAGAAT CCCAACGCCAACCTGCTGGAGATATGCTACAAGGACCGCATCCAGCAGTTCGACgacgaggaggacgaggaggtcgaggaggaggaggagggccaggGCTCCGGGGAGTCTGACGAGGAGGACGGCGCCTGGCAGGGCAGCCAGCTGGCTAGGGGAGCCCGCCGAGGCCAGCCCCCGGGTGTGCG GAGTGGAGGCAGCACAGACAgcgaggaggaggacgaggaggacgaggaggacgaGGACGATGGCGATGGCCGTGCGGCTGGTGGGGGGGCCGGGCCCCCCTCTTATCCTAGCCCCGGCCCCCAGCCTCCGG gACCCAGCTGGACAGCCACGTTTGACCCAGTGCCTACAGACGCCCTGACTGGCCCCCGAGACTCTGGGGAGAAGGAGCCAAGCTCTGGGCTCCCCACCCCACAGGGGTCCCTTGGCGTACCCCGGGACCTCCCCGCCCTGAGCCCAGCCGGCCCTGCGGCCCACACCGCGCTGCAGCTCAG GTCTCAGGACCCCACGTCCCCTTCAGCACCTCAGGAAGCCACAGATGGCAGCAAAGTAGCAGAGCCCTTGG CCCCCTGCCAGGCCTTGGTCAGCATCGGGGACCTCCAGGCCACACTCAGAGGGACACgctccacccccagctccttGGACAG GTAA